From the genome of Candidatus Tanganyikabacteria bacterium, one region includes:
- a CDS encoding type II toxin-antitoxin system Phd/YefM family antitoxin, with amino-acid sequence MGSLNLNATPLEALEPLAASNIKKAGWPSVVRTVVRERVVLVTNHDEPEVVMMAPDEYSRVVEILNQAQAKADADLEALRKRFDERLAALKSPDSSDRLRAAVRSDVRLKGQVKSGSTC; translated from the coding sequence ATGGGTTCCCTGAATCTGAATGCTACGCCGCTCGAGGCACTCGAGCCGCTGGCGGCTTCGAACATCAAGAAGGCGGGCTGGCCCAGCGTCGTCCGGACGGTAGTCCGGGAGCGAGTAGTCCTCGTGACCAATCATGACGAGCCCGAGGTCGTGATGATGGCCCCAGACGAGTATTCTCGGGTCGTCGAGATCTTGAATCAGGCGCAGGCGAAGGCCGACGCGGATCTCGAGGCGCTTCGGAAGCGCTTCGATGAACGACTCGCGGCGCTGAAGTCTCCCGATTCCTCCGATCGATTGCGGGCCGCCGTGCGGTCGGATGTGCGGTTGAAGGGCCAGGTCAAGTCCGGCTCGACCTGCTGA